Proteins from a genomic interval of Abyssisolibacter fermentans:
- the uppS gene encoding polyprenyl diphosphate synthase, whose product MRIPNHIGIIPDGNRRWACKNGLRKEQGYDEGLNPGMEIFKLCKEIGIKELTFYGFTMDNTKRPSIQTHAFTKACVNAVTMLHDYDAELLVVGNTKSKMFPKELLPYTQHKKFGKGTVKVNFLVNYGWQWDLMDVKSNNNSGNINEMIKSKFIPRIDLIIRWGGRRRLSGFLPVQSVYTDFYVVDDYWPEFKPQHLYDALKWYNKQDITLGG is encoded by the coding sequence ATGAGAATACCAAATCATATAGGAATAATTCCTGATGGTAATAGAAGATGGGCATGTAAAAATGGGCTACGTAAAGAACAAGGTTATGACGAAGGATTAAATCCTGGTATGGAAATATTTAAATTATGCAAAGAAATTGGCATAAAAGAACTGACTTTTTATGGCTTTACTATGGATAATACAAAACGACCTTCAATTCAAACACATGCTTTTACAAAAGCTTGCGTTAATGCTGTTACAATGCTACATGATTACGATGCTGAACTATTAGTAGTTGGAAATACAAAATCAAAAATGTTTCCAAAAGAATTACTTCCATATACCCAGCACAAAAAATTTGGTAAAGGCACTGTTAAGGTTAATTTTCTAGTAAACTACGGATGGCAGTGGGATCTAATGGATGTTAAGAGCAACAATAACTCAGGTAATATAAACGAAATGATTAAATCAAAATTTATACCTAGAATAGATTTGATAATTAGATGGGGTGGAAGAAGACGTCTTAGTGGATTTCTTCCAGTTCAATCTGTTTATACTGATTTTTATGTTGTAGATGATTATTGGCCAGAGTTTAAACCTCAACACTTATATGATGCTTTAAAATGGTATAATAAACAAGATATTACATTAGGTGGTTAA
- a CDS encoding multicopper oxidase family protein translates to MTLSKFVDKLPTIKTIKPTGKIDGADYYQIRIQQFKQKLHRDLDKTTVWGFEGNYPGPTIEVKMNELIKVKWINDLPEKHLLPVDTTVHGAEANKPRVRTVIHLHGGVVRPDSDGYPDAWYTKEYKEVGPAFTRKIYDYPNRQRGTTLWYHAHAIGITRLNVYAGIAGAYIIRDPFEEWFNLPKGRYEKLLFIQDRSFNDDGSYYYPTEPKPPVPDVYPSVVPDFFGENILVNGKVWPYLEVEPRKYRFRIINGSNSRFYRMRFSSGQPFYQIGTDGGLLSSPVITSQILLAPAERADVIVDFTRFMGQSIVMTNDAPSPYPRGNPVDLDTDGQIMQFRVSLPLSGCDFSNIPYKLSTIMPLHENHARLVRNLTLVRETDKYNRAFLLLDGKRWDDPITIKPKLGSIEVWNLINLANSTHPIHIHLVNFQILRRQPFDVEYYKKTGKILVTGQAVLPELNERGWKDTVRANPGEITTIIMRFAPYSGLYPWHCHILEHEDHEMMRPYEIIH, encoded by the coding sequence ATGACTCTATCTAAATTTGTAGATAAATTACCAACAATTAAAACTATAAAACCTACAGGTAAAATTGATGGTGCTGATTATTATCAGATTAGAATCCAACAATTTAAGCAAAAACTCCATAGAGATCTTGACAAAACTACTGTATGGGGATTTGAAGGGAACTACCCAGGACCAACTATTGAGGTTAAAATGAATGAATTGATAAAAGTTAAGTGGATAAATGACCTTCCAGAAAAACATTTACTCCCTGTTGATACAACAGTACATGGTGCTGAAGCAAATAAACCTAGAGTCAGAACAGTAATCCATCTTCATGGAGGAGTAGTACGACCAGACAGTGATGGTTATCCAGATGCATGGTATACTAAAGAATATAAAGAAGTAGGTCCTGCTTTTACTAGAAAAATATATGATTATCCAAACAGACAGCGCGGTACAACTCTATGGTATCATGCTCATGCAATTGGTATAACACGCCTTAATGTATATGCAGGTATAGCTGGCGCATATATAATTCGAGACCCTTTTGAAGAATGGTTTAATCTGCCAAAAGGACGTTATGAGAAACTCTTGTTTATTCAAGATAGATCTTTTAATGATGATGGTTCTTACTATTATCCAACTGAACCAAAACCACCTGTACCGGATGTGTACCCTTCTGTAGTTCCAGATTTTTTTGGAGAAAACATATTAGTAAACGGAAAAGTTTGGCCGTATTTAGAAGTTGAACCAAGAAAGTATAGATTTCGAATAATAAATGGTTCAAATTCAAGATTTTATAGGATGAGATTTTCTTCAGGGCAGCCTTTCTATCAAATTGGAACTGATGGAGGCTTGCTTAGTTCACCAGTTATAACTAGTCAGATTCTATTAGCTCCTGCTGAACGAGCGGATGTAATAGTAGATTTTACTAGATTTATGGGGCAAAGTATAGTAATGACTAATGATGCTCCTTCGCCGTATCCACGAGGAAATCCTGTTGATTTGGACACTGATGGTCAAATTATGCAATTTAGAGTATCGCTTCCACTTTCAGGTTGTGACTTCAGTAATATTCCCTATAAGTTGAGTACAATTATGCCGTTACATGAAAATCATGCAAGGTTAGTAAGGAATCTTACTCTTGTAAGGGAAACAGATAAATATAATAGAGCATTTCTTCTTCTCGATGGGAAGAGATGGGATGATCCAATTACAATTAAACCTAAGCTTGGCAGTATAGAAGTTTGGAATTTAATCAATCTTGCAAATTCTACACATCCGATACACATTCATTTAGTTAATTTTCAAATACTAAGGAGACAACCTTTTGATGTTGAATATTACAAAAAAACTGGAAAGATACTTGTTACTGGGCAAGCTGTATTACCAGAGCTTAATGAAAGAGGGTGGAAGGACACAGTTAGAGCGAATCCTGGTGAAATTACTACGATAATTATGAGATTTGCTCCATATTCAGGTTTATATCCTTGGCATTGCCATATACTAGAACATGAAGATCATGAAATGAT
- a CDS encoding nicotinate-nicotinamide nucleotide adenylyltransferase, protein MKPNTSLIHKKIYIRLLGLSYLKSDTAKLDFTKKFFHDTSFINKLDLMIKNEDYGCSSILDLFYNLLDYLSNEDLPSNLLYYIYQYTLHFSFPAAVEIDLDINLNDVCNLYLEILKIFSTLERTNKIKNIYSKYPLVFLTDDEEYDLINSYEYKRFKNIFLDKNVYEMMKLNKEVTNHNTLEHISGVSLVAMSIGRQLKAAGVHIDMGRVCGAAIGHDIGKYGCKVEESKRVPYLHYYYTDLWFKNNKIQYIGHIAVNHSTWDLELENLSLESLVLIYSDFRVKNKKTKNEKPQMHIFSLEESFDIVLNKLDNLDEDKKRRYQKVYNKLHDFEYYMVDLGINVDWLNENIAIKNTQRKRKYYSLMHEDQIIDNIKYQAIEHNINLMYQLRNEVSLTSILELARSENDWMDLRGYIQILEEYSTYLTQNQKIITIKFLYDLLIYKDEDIRKQAALLIGKLIAEFDEEYRKEVPQNVQLDQPLITSYRLLDDYVKLFLNPDHKILDVHREWITFSLRIMLASLLANSSEKQKKKYRDIILKYYENNEFGDDTTQFYLLQIVKHIPYINIIDKPLETMFDFILYKLSSDNQIIRLSALERTYNLLNRIDLDTNFVNKLKKIIVTNCSHSKMQAENYLKFKIASKLNLDELILRKLENNYNQDVKNISDIFLKNLKSATSWITKKINIQFLLEQVVINPKQNGIYTAMHLCNLLKVSSVENVRNHAGDALVKIAPFLSLEERNDVTIELLRALEIEGYHFTRYIPEYLGKILLFLQPSELDEIIYDFIDKTKKSNFQITYLIYKTIGIAIQNYKNYNELFPEAEDIYNNRLNKMLGMLLNGLASFDKQIKRETLRIIGIDIFGSTILNFKQKHKIAGIIGKKLLTLLPIKENNELLFFNNSASINYIYRFIADYTFFIGKLNLKNDKKIAFFPGTFDPFTLGHKEIAKEIRNLGFEVYLAVDEFSWSKKAQPHELRENIISMSIADETNIYLFPQNFSINIANPTSLKQLTEIFDSRKIYIAVGSDVVLNASGYKKKSDDKYSILNFAHLIFSRKSFLSSEQDDIKINETIKQINNDVIKLTLPPQYEDISSTQIRSYIDENRDISELIDPLAQKYIYKYGIYRREPQYKTLIKTNSLDINIVENIDDNLVNILHNIFFDKNYDVYLKLKSIKSRFSSRMIIVRDLDNAGKIIGFSAFHWVRSNMIYNEFKNSTVSEYIRQHSVGRLIVLDGIYTSSDHQNLNQVILTETLAFCLAKDYTYALYKDIITNRTSQPVYEILKLQGFKQIPSTSSDNPIMGISISNPCTLSLDVESVIKEPFRSNPNVKKAITRSRKRLQMALTKLYPNQLTLSFDRNMTNEAIVSKICKMNDVPTKQQVPRILGENMCVPFGSILNGYIVPNTVTKSMHTEKMFRPNLRSFTINAYPYYMNLENQIKMIKAFDSPIILVDDLLNKGYRMKVIDPLLKKYNVKVVKILVGLLSGRGKELMDIQNREADSAYFIPNLNLWFKESLLYPFIGGDSIWRGANPQRNLLPSMNLILPYASPSFIKNADNKFIYYLSKIALINALDIVKTMEKEYQARHQRSLTLQHLGEIFIHPRYPDHGQNVNYDWNINPSKYITNDLEHLQRLEDIIIRQS, encoded by the coding sequence ATGAAGCCTAATACATCTTTGATCCATAAAAAAATATATATTCGACTTTTAGGACTAAGTTACCTAAAATCAGATACCGCTAAACTTGATTTTACAAAAAAGTTTTTTCATGATACTTCTTTTATAAATAAGTTGGATTTAATGATAAAAAACGAAGACTACGGATGTTCTTCTATATTAGACTTATTTTATAATCTTTTAGATTATCTCTCTAATGAAGATTTACCTTCTAATCTGCTTTACTATATATACCAATACACTTTGCATTTTTCCTTTCCTGCTGCTGTTGAAATAGATTTAGATATTAATCTCAATGATGTATGTAATTTATATCTTGAAATTTTAAAAATATTTTCTACTCTTGAAAGAACAAATAAAATAAAAAATATATATAGTAAATATCCTCTAGTTTTTTTAACTGATGATGAGGAATACGATTTAATAAATTCTTATGAATATAAAAGATTCAAAAATATTTTCTTAGACAAAAACGTATATGAAATGATGAAGCTTAACAAAGAAGTTACTAACCATAATACTCTTGAACATATCAGTGGTGTTAGCTTAGTAGCTATGAGTATAGGAAGACAATTAAAAGCTGCCGGAGTCCACATCGATATGGGAAGAGTTTGTGGTGCTGCAATTGGGCATGATATTGGTAAATATGGTTGCAAAGTTGAAGAATCAAAACGTGTTCCATATCTTCATTATTATTATACTGATTTATGGTTTAAAAATAACAAAATTCAGTACATCGGACATATTGCTGTTAATCATTCAACTTGGGATTTAGAACTTGAAAATCTATCACTCGAATCTCTTGTTTTAATATATTCTGATTTTAGAGTTAAAAATAAAAAAACTAAAAATGAAAAACCTCAAATGCATATATTTTCTTTGGAGGAATCTTTTGATATTGTCTTAAATAAGCTTGATAATTTAGATGAAGATAAAAAACGCAGGTATCAAAAAGTATATAATAAGCTTCATGATTTTGAGTATTACATGGTAGATCTAGGCATAAATGTAGATTGGCTTAATGAAAATATAGCTATAAAAAATACCCAGCGTAAGAGAAAATATTATTCGTTGATGCATGAAGATCAAATCATTGATAATATTAAATATCAAGCGATTGAACACAATATAAACCTAATGTATCAACTTAGAAATGAAGTATCATTAACCTCTATTTTAGAACTAGCAAGAAGTGAAAATGATTGGATGGATTTAAGAGGATACATACAAATATTAGAAGAATATTCTACTTATCTAACACAAAACCAAAAGATAATAACTATTAAATTTTTATATGACCTACTAATCTATAAGGATGAGGATATAAGAAAACAAGCAGCTTTATTAATAGGTAAGCTTATAGCAGAATTTGATGAAGAATATAGAAAAGAAGTACCTCAGAATGTTCAGCTAGACCAACCTTTAATCACCAGCTATAGACTTTTAGATGATTATGTTAAACTATTTCTCAATCCCGATCATAAGATTTTAGACGTTCATAGAGAATGGATTACATTTAGTCTTAGAATAATGTTAGCTTCTTTGCTTGCTAATTCAAGCGAAAAACAAAAGAAAAAATATCGGGACATTATATTGAAATATTATGAAAACAATGAATTCGGTGATGATACAACGCAATTTTATTTACTGCAAATAGTTAAACATATTCCATATATAAATATAATTGATAAACCTTTAGAAACTATGTTTGATTTTATATTATATAAATTATCAAGCGATAATCAAATAATAAGGTTATCTGCTTTAGAAAGAACTTATAACCTGTTAAATAGAATAGATTTAGATACTAATTTTGTAAATAAACTAAAAAAAATAATAGTCACTAATTGCTCACATTCAAAAATGCAAGCGGAAAATTATCTAAAATTCAAGATTGCAAGCAAGCTAAATTTGGATGAATTAATTTTAAGAAAACTTGAGAATAATTACAATCAAGACGTTAAAAATATATCTGATATTTTCTTGAAAAATTTAAAAAGTGCTACTAGCTGGATAACAAAAAAAATCAACATCCAGTTCTTGTTAGAACAAGTTGTAATTAATCCAAAGCAAAACGGTATATATACTGCTATGCACCTATGTAATTTACTAAAAGTCAGCTCAGTAGAAAACGTTCGTAATCATGCTGGAGATGCTTTGGTAAAAATAGCACCTTTCTTATCACTCGAAGAACGCAATGATGTTACTATTGAACTACTTAGAGCATTAGAAATAGAAGGATATCATTTTACAAGGTATATCCCTGAATATTTAGGTAAAATATTATTGTTTTTACAACCTAGCGAACTAGATGAAATTATTTATGATTTTATAGATAAGACTAAAAAATCAAACTTCCAGATAACCTATTTAATCTATAAAACTATTGGAATTGCTATACAAAACTATAAGAATTATAATGAATTATTCCCAGAAGCTGAAGATATTTATAACAATAGACTAAATAAAATGTTAGGTATGTTACTGAACGGACTAGCAAGCTTTGACAAACAAATAAAAAGAGAAACTTTACGTATTATAGGTATAGACATTTTCGGTTCGACTATTTTAAATTTTAAACAAAAACATAAGATAGCTGGTATAATAGGCAAAAAATTACTTACATTGTTGCCTATTAAAGAAAATAATGAACTGCTATTTTTCAACAATTCAGCTTCAATTAACTATATATATAGGTTTATAGCTGATTACACATTTTTTATTGGTAAACTCAACTTAAAAAATGATAAAAAAATAGCTTTTTTCCCAGGTACATTCGATCCATTTACTTTAGGTCATAAAGAAATAGCTAAGGAAATAAGAAATTTAGGCTTTGAAGTTTATTTAGCAGTCGATGAATTTTCATGGTCGAAGAAAGCACAACCTCACGAACTTAGAGAAAACATTATTTCTATGTCCATAGCTGATGAAACAAATATATATCTGTTTCCGCAAAATTTTTCTATAAATATAGCAAATCCTACAAGTTTGAAACAACTTACTGAAATCTTTGATAGCAGAAAAATATATATTGCTGTTGGTAGTGATGTAGTTTTAAATGCATCAGGATACAAAAAAAAGTCGGATGATAAATATTCAATACTTAATTTTGCACATTTGATTTTTTCTAGAAAAAGCTTTTTATCCTCAGAACAGGATGATATAAAAATAAATGAAACTATTAAGCAAATAAATAATGATGTAATTAAATTAACTTTACCACCTCAATATGAAGACATCAGTTCAACACAAATAAGAAGTTATATTGATGAAAACAGAGATATTTCTGAACTAATAGATCCTCTAGCTCAAAAATATATATATAAATATGGTATTTATAGAAGAGAACCTCAATATAAGACCTTAATCAAAACAAATTCTTTAGATATTAATATTGTAGAAAATATTGATGACAATCTGGTAAATATACTTCATAATATATTCTTTGATAAAAATTACGATGTATATTTAAAACTCAAAAGCATAAAATCTAGATTCAGCTCTAGAATGATAATAGTACGTGATTTAGATAACGCTGGAAAGATTATTGGTTTTTCAGCTTTTCATTGGGTAAGGTCTAACATGATTTATAATGAATTTAAAAATAGTACTGTTTCAGAATATATTAGACAACATTCAGTAGGAAGACTGATCGTTTTAGATGGTATTTATACTTCCTCAGACCATCAAAATCTTAATCAAGTTATATTAACAGAAACATTAGCCTTTTGCTTGGCAAAAGATTATACTTATGCACTCTATAAAGATATAATAACAAATAGAACTTCACAACCCGTTTATGAAATACTGAAACTACAAGGTTTTAAGCAAATTCCAAGTACAAGTTCCGATAACCCAATAATGGGAATCAGTATAAGCAATCCTTGTACACTAAGTTTAGATGTAGAATCTGTTATTAAAGAACCATTTAGAAGTAATCCAAATGTAAAAAAAGCAATCACACGTAGTAGAAAAAGACTTCAAATGGCTTTGACAAAATTGTATCCTAATCAACTAACACTATCTTTTGATAGAAATATGACTAATGAAGCTATTGTTAGCAAAATTTGTAAGATGAATGACGTTCCTACAAAACAACAGGTACCACGTATATTGGGCGAAAATATGTGCGTTCCATTTGGTTCTATTCTGAATGGCTATATAGTACCAAATACAGTTACTAAATCAATGCATACCGAAAAAATGTTTAGACCTAACTTAAGAAGCTTTACCATTAATGCCTATCCATATTATATGAATCTGGAAAATCAAATTAAAATGATTAAAGCTTTTGATAGTCCAATTATACTAGTTGATGATTTACTAAACAAAGGTTATAGAATGAAAGTTATAGATCCATTACTGAAAAAATACAATGTTAAGGTTGTTAAAATACTTGTAGGTCTTCTATCCGGAAGAGGTAAAGAACTAATGGATATACAAAACAGAGAAGCAGACAGTGCATATTTTATCCCTAACCTTAATTTATGGTTTAAAGAAAGTTTGTTATATCCTTTTATAGGAGGAGATTCAATATGGAGAGGAGCAAATCCACAAAGAAACTTGCTGCCTTCTATGAATTTGATATTGCCATATGCTTCACCATCATTTATAAAAAATGCGGATAATAAATTTATATACTATCTTTCAAAAATTGCTTTAATAAACGCACTTGATATAGTAAAAACCATGGAAAAAGAATATCAAGCAAGGCATCAACGCAGCTTGACATTACAACATTTAGGTGAAATATTTATTCATCCAAGGTATCCTGATCATGGTCAAAATGTAAATTACGATTGGAATATAAATCCTTCAAAATATATAACTAATGACCTTGAACATTTACAAAGACTTGAAGACATTATTATAAGGCAAAGCTAA